The sequence below is a genomic window from Pseudomonadota bacterium.
GGAGCAGACCCCACCCCGCAGAGGCCGATCCATTCGAGTCCTCCCCAAAAACCCTTGCCAGGTGCAAAGGAAAGGCTATACCCGTACAGCACCCACTGTACCGATATTACTCCGAGGACAATGAAGCATTGCATCAGTATGCCAAGAACGTTTTTCCGTCTCACCATGCCCCCATAAAAAAAGGCGAGCCCAGGGGTCATCAACATGACGAGAGCAATGGATACAAGCATCCAGGCAGTGTCTCCTGTATCAATCGCAGGCTTAGCCGGCACATTCGGCTGCGCCTGAGTCGCTGCAACAGGCGTCGAAGTGGTTTCTGCTGCCCAGGAAAACCCTGCAAACATTACACACAGCAGTAGTCCCACAATTGCAAAATTCCTCATATACACACCTCTCTATTTTATGGTTTTTGACCGTTAAAAAAAGCCTTTTCTACCTGTTGGCCTTACACAAAGGGACTTCATGTCGCCAAAAAGCACCGGTATTATACAGCACCGATCCTCATTCATCGGTGACTCAGGAAGCTGCCAGGCTCACTTTCTAAAAGCTCAGCGCGGGTGCTTGCCGCCCCATGAATGAGCGGTCTTCATCTTTTTCTTGGTGTAATGAATTTCTCTCCAGTCAGAGCTTTGACTGATTTGAACTGCGCTGTTGAATTACCCTCCGGGGTCGGTGAGGGTCTGTTCGGTCCACACAACCGTGTGCAAACCTTTCCCGTACCCCTTATAAGTAAAAAGGCATGTTTTTTGTTAACCCCGGATTTCTGTTCCCTAACAGGTTCAAAGTGTTGAGGGTTCGGAGACCTTAGTCCTCTTGAACTCTCAACACTGTTTTTCTTACCCTATTGCAGCCCCTCCCCGCTCTTCCGTTCGAATGCGGACACACTCCACGAGGTCCAGGATGAATATCTTGCCGTCGCCCACCTCTCCTGTCTGGGCGCCTTTGATAATGGCGTTGATTGTAGGTTCTGCGAAATCTTCATTGACGGCAATCTCCAGGCGTATCTTTCTCAGGAGGTTGCCCATCTCTTTTACGCCGCGGTATACCTCTGTTACTCCCATCTGGCGGCCGTGGCCCAATACTTCATTGACGGTGATAAGGTTTACGTCTGCCTTATAAAGT
It includes:
- a CDS encoding P-II family nitrogen regulator, whose translation is MKLIIAIIKPDRLEAVKQELYKADVNLITVNEVLGHGRQMGVTEVYRGVKEMGNLLRKIRLEIAVNEDFAEPTINAIIKGAQTGEVGDGKIFILDLVECVRIRTEERGGAAIG